DNA from Helcococcus ovis:
AGAATCTACAAGGATTGGGAAAATGGGGGGTATTTTACCGCTCAAGTTGATAAGTCTAAAGAGCCATTTACAATAGTCATGCCGCCACCAAATGTAACAGGAAATTTACACATGGGGCATGCATTGGTCTCAACTCTTCAAGATATAGTTATAAGATGGAAGAGAATGTCAGGTTATTCAACACTTTGGTTACCTGGTACTGACCATGCAAGTATTGCGACAGAAGCAAAAGTTGTAGAAAAAATTAGAAATGAAGGTCATACAAAATTTGAACTAGGAAGAGAAAAATTTTTAGAAGAAGCATGGGATTGGACTCACAAATATGGTGGAAATATAAAGAAACAACTTAGAAAAATAGGAGTTTCTGCTGATTGGTCAAGAGAAGCATTTACACTAGATAAAAATCTATCAAGTGCTGTTGAAGAAGTTTTTGTAAAAATGTACAATGACGGACTAATTTATAGAGGTGAAAGAATTGTAAATTATTGTCCATATTGTGATACTGCAATATCAGATGCAGAAGTTGATCACAAAGACGAAAAAGGTAATTTATGGTATTTTGATTATCCATTAAAAAATTTAGATAGAAAAATTACAATTGCTACAACTAGACCGGAAACAATGCTAGGAGACTTGGCTGTTGCAGTAGATCCAACTGATGAAAGATATCAAGATTTAATAGGGGAAATGGTAATTTTACCTATAGTTAATAGAGAAATACCTATTATTTCAGATGACTATGTTGATAAAGAATATGGTACAGGTGTGGTAAAAATTACACCATCACATGATCCTAATGACTTTGAAGTTGGACAAAGACATGATTTAGGTCAATGTGTTGTTATAGAACATGATGGTACAATATCTGATGGTTATGGTGAATTCTCAGGATTAGATAGATATGAAGCAAGAAAAAAAATAGTTGCAAAAATGGATGAATTAGGTCTATTAGGCAAAATAGAAGAATTAGAACATGCTGTAGGACATTGTTCAAGATGTGGGACAATAATTGAACCACTTGTTTCAAAACAATGGTTTGTTGCAATGAAAGAATTAGTAAAACCAGCTTTAGAAGCATATACTAGTGGAGAACTTAAAATCATTCCTGAAAGATTTGGAAAAATTTATGTAAACTGGTTGGAAAATCTAAGAGATTGGAATATTTCAAGACAGTTATGGTGGGGGCACAGATTACCTGTTTACTACACTGAAAATGGAGAAATCATTGTTTCCAAAGAACAACCGGATGAAAGTGTTTATGGAAAAGTTACAAGAGATAGTGATACACTTGATACATGGTTTTCATCTGCGTTGTGGCCATTTTCAACATTAGGTTGGCCAAATGAAAATGCTGAAGATTATAAATATTTCTTCCCAACAAATACGCTTATAACAGGTTATGATATTATTTTCTTCTGGGTAATAAGAATGGTATTTTCATCATTATATAATACTGGAAAACTACCATTTAACACAGTATATCTAAACGGAATTGTTAGAGATAGTCAAGGTAGAAAAATGTCTAAATCATTAAATAATGGTATTGACCCACTTGATGAAATCGATAAATATGGTGCAGATGCTATAAGATTTAATTTAGTAAGTGGAAATTCACCAGGAAATGATATGAGATATATCGACGATGAAGTTAAAGATAAGAGAAATTTTGCTAATAAGATTTGGAATGCATCAAGATTTATATTCATGAATATGGAAGATGAAAAAGAATATAAGTTAGATAGAGGTAAATTAACAATCGAAGATAAATGGATAATTTCTAGAATTAATACATTATCAAAAGATATTGATAGATTATTAAATCAATATGAAATTGGTATTGTTGCAGTAAACTTATATGAATTTATATGGTTTGAATTCTGTGATTGGTATATCGAATTTGTGAAAACAAGATTACATGATGAAGGAGAAGTAAAAGATAATGCTTTAGCAGTATTATTATATGCTTTAGAAAATATTTTGAAATTATTACATCCATTTATGCCATATATCACTGAAGAAATTTATTCTTATTTGCCAAATAAAGAAGATTTAATAATAGTTGCAAATTATCCAAAATATGAAGAATTAAATCATTATGAATGGGAAGAAAAAGCAGTTTCTAAACTTATCGATGCAATTACATCATTGAGAGCTCAAAGATTAGAATTGAACGTACCAAATAAGAATAAGTCAAAATTATATATATTTACTGAATCTGATGAAACAGCAGGAATTTTCTCTAAATTATCAAATAATTTAATTTCATTAGCAAACCTGAGTGAAGTTGAAATTATTAGAGAAGATAAAGAAATAGATAATGTTGCTGTAACAGTAAAAGATGATTATAAATTATATCTTTCATTAGATGGTCTTATTGATTTAAAAAAAGAATTAAGTAGATTAGAAAATGAAAAAGATAAGATAATTGCAGAGTTAAATAGAGCTAAAGGGAAATTATCAAATGAGAAATTCATACAAAAAGCTCCTAAAAATTTAGTTGATGCTGAAAAAGAAAAAGTTGAAAAATACACTAATATGCTTAATGAAGTAGAAAAAAGTATTGAAGATATTAAAAATAAATAATTATATTAAACTTTAATGGAAGGTAATTTATGAATAGAAAAAAAGTTGTATTATTTAGTGAAGAGCAAATTCAAGAAACTGTAAAAAGAATGGGAAAAGAAATTACAGAAGCTTACGGCAATGAACCAATTTATGCAATTTCTTTATTAAGAGGGAGTTTTGTATTTGCAGCTGATTTAGTTAGAAAAATAGAAACTCCAACAGTTGTAGAATTTATGACTACATCAAGTTATGGTGACAATGAAGAAACTTCAGGTAGAGTAGATATTATTAATGATGTAAGATTTGATTTGGAAGGAAAAAATGTTTTAATAATTGATGATATATGTGATTCGGGTATAACACTTAATGCTATAGTAAATCATATTAAAGAAAAAAATCCAAAATCTATTAAAACAGCCGTATTTTTAGATAAACCTGAAAGAAGAAGAGTTGAAATTTATCCCGACTTTATTGGGCAAGAAATTGAAGACTTATTTGTAGTAGGGTACGGACTAAATTATGGTGACTTCTATAGAAATTGCCCATATATTTTTGCATTTGTAAATAGTGAAGAATAATGTATAATAGATTTTCAGATTTTTATGATGAATTAGTATTTGATATTGATTATGAAAAATATGCAAACAATATTTTTGAAATATTAAATAAATATAATGTAAATAAAGGAAATATCCTAGAAATAGGATGTGGAACGGGAAATTTAACTCAAGAATTATCAAAAAATAAAGATTATAATATCTTAGCATTTGATAATTCTATTGAGATGTTAAACCACTCTTTTGTAAAATTATCGGACAAAGAGAATGTAACGATAATTTTACAAGATATGTACAAATTTGATTATAAATCATTTAAGCATGATGCGATTATAACTCTTCTAGATGTAATAAATTATATTACTGATGAAGCTAAGTTAGAAAAACTTTTTAAAAATATTTATGATGGGTTAAATGAAAATGGTGTATTTATTTTTGATTTAAATAGTAGGTATAAACTATTGGAAGTGTTGGGAAATAATCAATATATCTATGAAAGAAAAAATATTTTCTATACTTGGGAAAATAGACTCGTAGGAGATAAAGTTAATTTTTATTTAAACTTTTTTGTTAAAAATAAAGATGGACTTTATGAGAGAGTTGAAGAAATGCAAGTTGAGAAGTATTATTCAATTGAATTTATTGTAGAAAAATTAAAGACTGTTGGATTTCGTGAAATTGATTACATAGATGAAGATGGAGGAGTGTTTAAGGAAAATAATACTCAAAGAATTTTATTCTCTGCTAAAAAATAATTTGAATATATATTATTTTGTGATATTATATAGGCATAGTGAAAATAATTTCACTATAAATTTGGGAGGATAAAAATGGTAAAAGGTACAGTTAAATGGTTTAACGCTAAAAAAGGATATGGATATATTACTACAGAAGAAGGAAATGATGTATTTGTGCACTTTACAGCTTTAGAAGATAATGGTGAATTCAGAACATTAAAAGATGGTCAAGAAGTTGAATTTGAAGTTATTGAAGGTGAAAAAGGGCCTCAAGCTGCAAATGTAGTTAAACTATAGTAGTAAACAATTCTTAAATAATATTTGAATTGAACATTTTAGAGATTGAAATTAATTTCAATCTCTTTTTTATATTTTTAAAATTAGGTATAATATATGTATTAAGTAACGTGAGGTATTAAATGAAAAATTATTTAATTAGGGCTATAGATAAAAATAAATCAGTGAGAATTTTTATTGCTGATACAACTGAAATTGTTAGAGAAATAAGAAGGGTTCATCAAAGTTCAGCAACAGGAAGTGCAGCATTGGGTAGATTAGCAACCATTTCTCTTATAATGGGAGTTACTACAAAAAATGATAATGAAAAATTAACTATAAGATTTGATGGTGGTGGAGTAGGTGGTAAACTTATTGCCGTTTCAAATACAAAAGGTGAAGTTAAAGTAACAGCTACAAATCCTGAAGCGGATGCACCTTCAAAATATCCTGGGAAGCTTGATGTAAGTGCTTTTGTAGGTAAAGATGGTAATTTAGCTGTAATTAGAGATTATGGATTAAAAGAACCATATACCGGATTGTCAAATATTGTTACAGGAGAAATTGCAGAAGATATTTCTAATTATTATTTTTATTCCGAACAAACACCTTCAATTGTTTCGTTGGGAGTTTTAGTGGATACGGATTTATCTATTAGAGCTGCCGGTGGTATTTTTGTACAAGTATTACCAGGAATTAAAGATGAGGAATTAACTATTTTAGAAAAAATTGCTTCAAATCTGGATCCGGTTTCTAAAATGATAGATAACGGCTTAACACCGGAAGAAATTTTAGAAAAGTATTTTTCAGAAATAAAACCTGAAATTATCGAAAAACAAAAATTAACATATAAGTGTGACTGCTCGAGAGAGCGAATTGAGAAAGGATTGATATCAATTGGAAAAAAAGACCTACAACACTTATTGGATGAAGATGGGCAAGCTGAAGTAATATGTGATTTTTGTAAAACTAAATATGTATTTGATAGAGAAAATTTAGAAAATTTAATTAAAGAAAGTAAATAGGAAAATAAATGCAAAATTATATTTTTTATATTGAATTGATAGGGATAGTAGCTTTTGCTATTTCAGGTGCTCTAGAGGGCATTAAAAACAGGATGGACTTTTTGGGTGTTGTTATATTAGGTATTGTAACAGCAACAGGTGGAGGAGTTATTAGAGATTTGATACTGGGAATAAATCCTCCCTTATCATTTAGAAGTGGATTAAATATATATATTTCAATAATTACATCAGTTATAGTATTTGTTGTTGCTTTATTTAATGATAAGGTTAATAAAAGAACAGTTCATAAAGTTTTTGAAGATGCATTAGTGTATACAGATGCTGTAGGATTAGGAGTATTCACTGTTACAGGTATGCAAATAGCTTATTCTGTTAGTTATGAATATAGTGCAATTCTTTATATTTTTGTTGGACTTATATCAGGTGTAGGTGGAGGGGTAATAAGAGATTTACTTACAGATAATGTTCCATATATTATGGATAGACATGTCTATGCTTCCGCAAGTATTGCCGGCGGTTTTGTATTTCATCAACTACAATGGCAAACAATAATTCACGATGTTATTTCAATTCCTGTATGTATAATTATCATTGTTATTATTAGAGTATTTGCATATAAGAAAAAATGGAATCTTCCAAAAGCTACAAGAATAATAGATTAAATTAAAAAAAATTGCCGACGCCATTAGTCCTTGCTCATTTAAGAGCTGTGGATATGCCCAAGCAATTTTTTTATTTTAACTTAATCTGTGAATATTTAATTTTTTTTATTTCTTTATTGATATTCAAAAACATCTAATAATTTATTTGATTATTTTTAGTTATTTGTCAATTTTAATTTTTTTAATACTGCAAAAAATCCACTTAAAACAACTGCTGATACTGATGCTAATACCATCCCGCTTAATTTTATTGAACCGAATTGTACTGATAATCCGGATAAGCCTGAAATAAATACAACTGATGTAAGTACAAGATTTAAGCTTTTTGAGTAGTCAATCTTTTGATCTACTAACAATCTTATTCCTGATGTACCTATCATTCCATATAGTAAGAATGTTACCCCACCAATTACATTTCCGGGGATGGTTTTTATTAGTGCTGCTAATGGACCGAAAAATGCCATTAAAATTGAAATTACAGCTGCTCCTGCGATTACTTGTACTGAATAAACTCCTGTGATAGCCATAACACCGATATTTTCACCATATGTTGTAGTCGGTACACCTCCAACTAAACCGGACAATGCTGATGAAAAGTTGTCGGCAAAAATTGACCTATGTAAACCGGGTTCTTTAACTAAATCTTTTCCAACAATATTTGAAGTTACAACTTGATGTGAAATGTGTTCAGAAGTTATAACTAAAAGTACCGGAATCATTGCAACTATTGATTCCCATGAAAATTTAGCTAATTGGAAGTTTGGTATTGTAAATAAT
Protein-coding regions in this window:
- the hslO gene encoding Hsp33 family molecular chaperone HslO, which codes for MKNYLIRAIDKNKSVRIFIADTTEIVREIRRVHQSSATGSAALGRLATISLIMGVTTKNDNEKLTIRFDGGGVGGKLIAVSNTKGEVKVTATNPEADAPSKYPGKLDVSAFVGKDGNLAVIRDYGLKEPYTGLSNIVTGEIAEDISNYYFYSEQTPSIVSLGVLVDTDLSIRAAGGIFVQVLPGIKDEELTILEKIASNLDPVSKMIDNGLTPEEILEKYFSEIKPEIIEKQKLTYKCDCSRERIEKGLISIGKKDLQHLLDEDGQAEVICDFCKTKYVFDRENLENLIKESK
- the hpt gene encoding hypoxanthine phosphoribosyltransferase; its protein translation is MNRKKVVLFSEEQIQETVKRMGKEITEAYGNEPIYAISLLRGSFVFAADLVRKIETPTVVEFMTTSSYGDNEETSGRVDIINDVRFDLEGKNVLIIDDICDSGITLNAIVNHIKEKNPKSIKTAVFLDKPERRRVEIYPDFIGQEIEDLFVVGYGLNYGDFYRNCPYIFAFVNSEE
- a CDS encoding cold-shock protein, with the translated sequence MVKGTVKWFNAKKGYGYITTEEGNDVFVHFTALEDNGEFRTLKDGQEVEFEVIEGEKGPQAANVVKL
- a CDS encoding valine--tRNA ligase, with the protein product MKNLEKNYNPKSFEDRIYKDWENGGYFTAQVDKSKEPFTIVMPPPNVTGNLHMGHALVSTLQDIVIRWKRMSGYSTLWLPGTDHASIATEAKVVEKIRNEGHTKFELGREKFLEEAWDWTHKYGGNIKKQLRKIGVSADWSREAFTLDKNLSSAVEEVFVKMYNDGLIYRGERIVNYCPYCDTAISDAEVDHKDEKGNLWYFDYPLKNLDRKITIATTRPETMLGDLAVAVDPTDERYQDLIGEMVILPIVNREIPIISDDYVDKEYGTGVVKITPSHDPNDFEVGQRHDLGQCVVIEHDGTISDGYGEFSGLDRYEARKKIVAKMDELGLLGKIEELEHAVGHCSRCGTIIEPLVSKQWFVAMKELVKPALEAYTSGELKIIPERFGKIYVNWLENLRDWNISRQLWWGHRLPVYYTENGEIIVSKEQPDESVYGKVTRDSDTLDTWFSSALWPFSTLGWPNENAEDYKYFFPTNTLITGYDIIFFWVIRMVFSSLYNTGKLPFNTVYLNGIVRDSQGRKMSKSLNNGIDPLDEIDKYGADAIRFNLVSGNSPGNDMRYIDDEVKDKRNFANKIWNASRFIFMNMEDEKEYKLDRGKLTIEDKWIISRINTLSKDIDRLLNQYEIGIVAVNLYEFIWFEFCDWYIEFVKTRLHDEGEVKDNALAVLLYALENILKLLHPFMPYITEEIYSYLPNKEDLIIVANYPKYEELNHYEWEEKAVSKLIDAITSLRAQRLELNVPNKNKSKLYIFTESDETAGIFSKLSNNLISLANLSEVEIIREDKEIDNVAVTVKDDYKLYLSLDGLIDLKKELSRLENEKDKIIAELNRAKGKLSNEKFIQKAPKNLVDAEKEKVEKYTNMLNEVEKSIEDIKNK
- a CDS encoding trimeric intracellular cation channel family protein → MQNYIFYIELIGIVAFAISGALEGIKNRMDFLGVVILGIVTATGGGVIRDLILGINPPLSFRSGLNIYISIITSVIVFVVALFNDKVNKRTVHKVFEDALVYTDAVGLGVFTVTGMQIAYSVSYEYSAILYIFVGLISGVGGGVIRDLLTDNVPYIMDRHVYASASIAGGFVFHQLQWQTIIHDVISIPVCIIIIVIIRVFAYKKKWNLPKATRIID
- a CDS encoding class I SAM-dependent DNA methyltransferase, whose protein sequence is MYNRFSDFYDELVFDIDYEKYANNIFEILNKYNVNKGNILEIGCGTGNLTQELSKNKDYNILAFDNSIEMLNHSFVKLSDKENVTIILQDMYKFDYKSFKHDAIITLLDVINYITDEAKLEKLFKNIYDGLNENGVFIFDLNSRYKLLEVLGNNQYIYERKNIFYTWENRLVGDKVNFYLNFFVKNKDGLYERVEEMQVEKYYSIEFIVEKLKTVGFREIDYIDEDGGVFKENNTQRILFSAKK